A genomic region of Sander lucioperca isolate FBNREF2018 chromosome 6, SLUC_FBN_1.2, whole genome shotgun sequence contains the following coding sequences:
- the rrp9 gene encoding U3 small nucleolar RNA-interacting protein 2 isoform X2, with protein MSSPFFMKKKENPKFAKKGKNTAVLKRKADGDSGGKSKLRAKKPNSKHNEEISSDSETESPVVPRKRHSKEEIDYEETPQEKKLRLAKLYLEQLKEEEEDKAEEDSFETDLIAGRLQEDVLEQKGKLQRLIAKDLIPPDASEIRVLRGHKLPITCLVISSDDKFIFSAAKDCSIIKWDVETGKKLHIIPGGRKGTEDRHVGHTAHILCMAISSDGKYLATGDVNKLIMIWEAETCKHLYKFTGHKGPVSGLSFRKGTHDLYSASHDRSIKVWNVDENAYVETLFGHQDAITGLDSLSRECCVTAGGRDRSVRVWKIAEESQLVFHGHEGSIDCIQLINEEHMITGADDGSVSLWSVNKKKPLCTVKQAHGRHGDAGLEQPHWVASVAALQNSDTVASGSHNSQVQLWKCGQNYRGLQPLFSVPVSGFINSLKFSSSGQFLVAGVGQEHRLGRWWRLKEAKNGIYVIPLKRKPPNPEEAKMTE; from the exons ATGTCTTCGCCTTTctttatgaagaaaaaagaaaaccccAAATTTGCCAAAAAGGGGAAAAATACAGCAGTGCTGAAACGAAAG GCTGATGGGGACTCAGGTGGAAAGAGCAAACTACGAGCCAAGAAACCCAACTCCAAACACAACGAAGAGATTTCCAGCGACTCTGAGACAGAGAG TCCTGTAGTGCCCAGAAAAAGACATTCCAAGGAAGAGATTGATTATGAGGAAACACCACAGGAGAAGAAGCTTAGATTAGCCAAACTTTACCTCGAACAGCTAAAGGAAGAAG AGGAAGATAAAGCCGAAGAAGACTCATTTGAGACTGATCTGATTGCTGGAAGACTTCAAGAAGATGTG CTTGAACAAAAAGGAAAGCTTCAGCGGCTTATTGCCAAAGAT ctcattccGCCGGATGCTTCAGAAATCAGGGTGTTAAGAGGACACAAACTTCCAATTACCTGTCTGGTCATCAGCTCTGATGACAAGTTCATCTTTTCTGCTGCCAAAGACTGCTCCATCATTAAGT GGGATGTTGAGACTGGGAAGAAACTGCACATAATACCTGGCGGAAGGAAAGGTACAGAGGATCGGCATGTTGGACATACAGCGCATATCCTGTGTATGGCCAtatcatcagatggaaaataCTTG GCCACTGGAGACGTGAACAAACTGATCATGATCTGGGAGGCAGAAACATGTAAACATCTATATAAATTCACAGGACACAAAGGGCCTGTTTCG GGTCTTTCATTCAGGAAGGGAACTCATGATCTGTACAGTGCCTCTCATGATCGCTCAATAAAGGTGTGGAATGTGGACGAGAATGCGTATGTGGAAACTCT CTTTGGGCATCAGGACGCCATCACAGGACTGGACAGTCTGAGCCGTGAGTGCTGTGTGACTGCAGGAGGAAGGGACCGCTCAGTGCGGGTGTGGAAGATAGCCGAGGAATCTCAGCTGGTGTTCCACGGCCACGA GGGTTCAATTGATTGTATCCAGCTCATAAACGAGGAGCACATGATAACAGGAGCTGATGATGG ctctgtgtctctgtggagTGTCAACAAGAAGAAGCCTCTCTGCACAGTTAAGCAGGCTCACGGTCGCCATGGTGATGCAGGGCTGGAGCAGCCTCATTGGGTCGCCTCGGTAGCAGCGCTTCAAAACTCTGATACAGTCGCCTCAG GTTCACACAACTCACAGGTGCAGCTGTGGAAGTGTGGCCAGAATTACCGTGGGCTGCAGCCTCTATTCAGTGTGCCCGTG TCCGGTTTCATCAACAGTCTGAAGTTTTCGAGCTCCGGTCAGTTCTTGGTGGCAGGAGTTGGACAGGAGCACAG GTTGGGTCGATGGTGGAGACTAAAAGAGGCCAAGAATGGGATCTATGTTATTCCTCTTAAAAGGAAACCTCCAAATCCAGAGGAAGCCAAGATGACTGAATAG
- the LOC116051236 gene encoding uncharacterized protein LOC116051236 isoform X2 gives MIKVGPDAQEFDCDPMEDKYRLAQESSYSPPFPNNEHETIEFDEENIASPGIRTDTISLLMKIEQLQAQLKYERRCRILAERELRELKEMNTLMMQMRHTAHELRVTLDHVLQGGEAAATPQNSQDKTISFLADPEDEMREDHNISEDDQNLLYLSENLRVPRNLYERIAEIADYKKYTSALLMILFDRETLATHSLQGRRNTFTGEDCHKPQLPPEILRSIIDHVTLKFGVDSSQIKTAIRTKLNNEDKLLKKRLGMGKAENKAIQSFCQDASLLPENGEMRNDSQV, from the exons ATGATAAAAGTCGGCCCTGATGCCCAGGAATTTGACTGTGATCCAATGGAGGATAAGTACAGGTTGGCTCAGGAGTCCAGCTACTCACCTCCTTTTCCAAACAACGAG CATGAAACCATTGAATTTGATGAAGAAAATATTGCAAGCCCAGGCATCAGAACAGACACCATCAGTCTCCTCATGAAAATAGAGCAACTGCAGGCACAACTCAAATATGAACGCAGATGTAGAATTTTGGCCGAGAGAGAGCTGAGGGAGCTGAAAG AGATGAACACTCTCATGATGCAGATGAGGCACACAGCACATGAACTGCGAGTCACTCTGGATCATGTTCTCCAAGGAGGCGAGGCAGCAGCAACACCGCAGAACTCTCAAGATAAAACTATCTCTTTCCTGGCTGATCCTGAGGATGAGATGAGGGAGGATCATAATATCTCAGAG GACGATCAGAACTTGTTGTATCTCTCAGAGAATCTCCGTGTACCAAGAAATCTTTATGAGCGTATTGCAGAAATCGCAGACTACAAAAAGTACACGTCGGCACTGCTGATGATACTTTTTGACAGAGAAACGTTGGCCACACACTCTCTGCAGGGCCGGAGGAACACCTTTACCGGGGAAGATTGCCACAAGCCTCAACTCCCCCCTGAGATCTTGAGAAGTATAATTG ATCATGTGACACTCAAATTCGGCGTTGATAGCAGCCAAATAAAAACTGCAATCCGCACAAAGTTGAATAATGAGGACAAACTATTAAAGAAGAGACTGGGTATGGGTAAAGCTGAAAACAAAGCTATTCAAAGCTTTTGCCAAGATGCTTCACTCCTGCCTGAAAATGGAGAAATGAGAAATGATTCTCAGGTATAA
- the grm2b gene encoding glutamate receptor, metabotropic 2b: MLSVVLCPRSLANLAHYWPLHMLLLELLISGVLPNISRLPPPAKHEIIMEGDLVIGGLFPVHQKGDGMEDCGKINEARGIQRLEAMLLALDEINSSEHILPGLQLGAHILDSCSKDTYALEQSLDFVRASLTKVHDPGFICPDGSRPVQNEVPLAISGVIGGSYSDVSIQVANLLRLFQIPQISYASTSSKLSDKTRYDYFARTVPPDFYQAKAIAEILRFFNWTYVSTVASEGDYGETGIDAFQQEARTRQICIATSAKVSRSMNRQGYDNVIRALQQKSNAKVVIVFARSEDARELLVAAARMNATFTWVASDGWGAQESVVRGSETAADRAFTIELASYPIREFEDYFTKLNPYTNTRNPWFKEFWEHRFGCSLQEPGCSEHSLRDGTFEQESKIMFVVNAVYAMAYALHNMRQAVCSNTSKVCDAMKPGNGKRFYKEFILKTKFEAPFRPVDTQNMVRFDSFGDSISRYNIFHYHKEEGKFVYRKVGYWDQNLTLNTTLVPWPDLVPPTSQCSDPCRKNEVKSMQPGDVCCWICIPCQPYQYLQDEFTCADCSFGQWPLSNLTGCYDLPEEYIRWEDVWAIGPVTISCLGILCTLSVVGLFLKHNETPVVKASGRELSYILLLGVLMCYLMTFIYITKPSTTVCTLRRLGLGTSFAVCYSALLTKTNRIARIFSGVKDGAQRPRFISPASQVAICGALISCQLLVAVIWLLVEVPGVQKEVSPERRDVVTLKCRSRDSSMLLSLTYNCILILLCTVYAFKTRKCPENFNEAKFIGFTMYTTCIIWLAFQPIFYVTASDYRVQTTTMCISVSLSGSVVLGCLFAPKVHIILFQPQKNVVSLRVTANRFSATVSASATGSASASAPGSNYSKGSASNYVPAVCNGREVVDSTTSSL; encoded by the exons ATGCTGAGTGTAGTGCTATGCCCCAGGTCGTTGGCCAATTTGGCCCATTATTGGCCTCTCCACATgctcctgctggagctgctgataTCAGGGGTCCTGCCCAACATCTCCAGATTACCACCTCCGGCCAAACATGAGATCATCATGGAAGGGGACTTGGTGATTGGGGGCCTGTTCCCAGTGCACCAAAAAGGTGATGGGATGGAGGACTGTGGTAAGATCAACGAGGCGAGGGGGATCCAGAGACTGGAAGCCATGCTGCTGGCACTTGATGAGATTAACTCCAGCGAGCACATCCTTCCTGGACTCCAGCTGGGGGCCCACATCCTGGACAGCTGCTCGAAGGACACTTATGCTCTGGAGCAGTCTCTAGATTTTGTCAGGGCCTCCCTCACCAAGGTGCATGATCCAGGCTTTATCTGCCCAGATGGCTCCAGACCCGTCCAAAACGAGGTTCCACTCGCCATCTCTGGGGTCATCGGAGGATCCTATAGTGACGTTTCAATTCAG GTGGCCAACCTCCTGCGATTGTTCCAGATCCCTCAGATCAGCTATGCCTCCACCAGTTCAAAGCTCAGCGATAAAACCCGCTATGACTACTTCGCCCGCACTGTCCCCCCTGACTTCTACCAAGCCAAGGCCATTGCCGAAATCCTGCGTTTCTTCAACTGGACCTACGTGTCAACAGTAGCGTCAGAGGGCGACTATGGTGAGACCGGCATTGATGCCTTCCAGCAGGAGGCCCGCACTCGCCAAATCTGCATCGCCACTTCAGCCAAGGTGAGCCGCTCCATGAACCGCCAGGGCTACGATAATGTGATCCGCGCTCTGCAACAGAAGTCCAACGCCAAGGTGGTCATCGTGTTCGCCCGCAGTGAAGATGCCCGTGAGCTGCTGGTGGCTGCTGCTCGCATGAACGCCACCTTCACCTGGGTGGCCAGCGATGGATGGGGAGCACAGGAGAGTGTGGTGAGGGGAAGCGAGACGGCAGCAGACAGGGCTTTCACGATCGAGCTGGCCTCCTATCCAATTAGAGAGTTTGAAGACTACTTCACCAAGCTCAACCCATACACCAACACAAGGAACCCGTGGTTTAAAGAGTTCTGGGAGCACCGCTTTGGCTGTAGCCTCCAGGAACCTGGCTGCAGTGAACACAGCCTACGAGATGGAACCTTTGAGCAGGAGTCCAAGATCATGTTTGTGGTAAATGCAGTCTATGCCATGGCCTATGCTCTACACAACATGAGGCAAGCTGTATGCTCTAACACATCCAAAGTCTGTGATGCCATGAAACCAGGTAATGGCAAAAGGTTCTATAAGGAGTTCATCTTGAAGACCAAGTTTGAAG CTCCTTTCAGACCTGTGGACACACAGAACATGGTGCGCTTTGACTCTTTTGGCGACAGCATCAGCCGCTACAACATCTTTCATTACCACAAAGAAGAGGGGAAGTTTGTCTACAGGAAGGTGGGCTACTGGGACCAGAACCTGACCCTGAACACCACCCTGGTACCCTGGCCTGACCTTGTACCACCCACCTCCCAGTGCAGTGACCCCTGCAGGAAGAACGAGGTGAAGAGCATGCAGCCTGGAGATGTGTGCTGCTGGATCTGTATCCCCTGTCAGCCCTACCAGTACCTACAGGATGAGTTCACCTGTGCTGACTGCAGCTTCGGTCAGTGGCCCCTGTCTAACTTGACTGGATGCTATGATCTGCCTGAAGAATACATCCGGTGGGAGGATGTGTGGGCCATTGGGCCCGTCACCATCTCCTGCCTTGGTATACTGTGTACTCTGTCGGTAGTGGGCCTGTTCCTCAAGCACAATGAGACGCCTGTGGTTAAAGCAAGTGGACGTGAACTCTCTTACATCCTCTTGTTGGGAGTGCTGATGTGCTACCTCATGACCTTCATCTACATCACCAAACCTTCCACTACTGTTTGCACCCTACGCCGACTAGGCCTGGGCACCTCATTCGCAGTATGTTATTCAGCTCTTCTAACCAAGACCAACCGTATCGCTCGTATCTTCAGCGGGGTGAAGGATGGAGCCCAGAGACCGCGCTTCATCAGCCCCGCCTCCCAGGTAGCGATCTGCGGCGCTCTTATCTCCTGCCAGCTGCTGGTGGCTGTTATCTGGCTGCTGGTGGAAGTGCCAGGGGTTCAGAAGGAGGTGAGCCCGGAGAGGAGAGACGTGGTCACCCTAAAGTGCAGAAGCAGGGACTCCAGCATGCTCTTGTCACTCACCTACAACTGCATCCTTATCCTCCTCTGCACCGTCTATGCCTTCAAGACGCGAAAGTGCCCTGAAAACTTCAATGAGGCCAAGTTCATTGGGTTCACCATGTACACCACCTGCATCATCTGGCTTGCTTTCCAACCCATCTTCTATGTAACTGCCAGCGACTACAGG GTGCAGACCACCACCATGTGCATCTCCGTCAGTCTGAGTGGTTCGGTGGTTCTCGGCTGCCTCTTTGCCCCCAAAGTTCACATCATCCTGTTTCAGCCCCAGAAAAATGTGGTCTCACTGAGAGTCACAGCCAACCGCTTCAGTGCCACAGTGTCTGCCTCTGCCACTGGCTCTGCCTCTGCCTCCGCTCCCGGCTCCAACTACTCTAAAG GATCAGCCTCTAACTACGTGCCAGCAGTTTGTAATGGCCGCGAGGTGGTAGACTCTACAACGTCCTCTTTGTGA
- the LOC116051236 gene encoding uncharacterized protein LOC116051236 isoform X1, translated as MPPKRDAGAGPTQPPVKMIKVGPDAQEFDCDPMEDKYRLAQESSYSPPFPNNEHETIEFDEENIASPGIRTDTISLLMKIEQLQAQLKYERRCRILAERELRELKEMNTLMMQMRHTAHELRVTLDHVLQGGEAAATPQNSQDKTISFLADPEDEMREDHNISEDDQNLLYLSENLRVPRNLYERIAEIADYKKYTSALLMILFDRETLATHSLQGRRNTFTGEDCHKPQLPPEILRSIIDHVTLKFGVDSSQIKTAIRTKLNNEDKLLKKRLGMGKAENKAIQSFCQDASLLPENGEMRNDSQV; from the exons atGCCACCCAAGAGAGACGCAGGAGCGGGTCCAACACAACCACCAGTCAAGATGATAAAAGTCGGCCCTGATGCCCAGGAATTTGACTGTGATCCAATGGAGGATAAGTACAGGTTGGCTCAGGAGTCCAGCTACTCACCTCCTTTTCCAAACAACGAG CATGAAACCATTGAATTTGATGAAGAAAATATTGCAAGCCCAGGCATCAGAACAGACACCATCAGTCTCCTCATGAAAATAGAGCAACTGCAGGCACAACTCAAATATGAACGCAGATGTAGAATTTTGGCCGAGAGAGAGCTGAGGGAGCTGAAAG AGATGAACACTCTCATGATGCAGATGAGGCACACAGCACATGAACTGCGAGTCACTCTGGATCATGTTCTCCAAGGAGGCGAGGCAGCAGCAACACCGCAGAACTCTCAAGATAAAACTATCTCTTTCCTGGCTGATCCTGAGGATGAGATGAGGGAGGATCATAATATCTCAGAG GACGATCAGAACTTGTTGTATCTCTCAGAGAATCTCCGTGTACCAAGAAATCTTTATGAGCGTATTGCAGAAATCGCAGACTACAAAAAGTACACGTCGGCACTGCTGATGATACTTTTTGACAGAGAAACGTTGGCCACACACTCTCTGCAGGGCCGGAGGAACACCTTTACCGGGGAAGATTGCCACAAGCCTCAACTCCCCCCTGAGATCTTGAGAAGTATAATTG ATCATGTGACACTCAAATTCGGCGTTGATAGCAGCCAAATAAAAACTGCAATCCGCACAAAGTTGAATAATGAGGACAAACTATTAAAGAAGAGACTGGGTATGGGTAAAGCTGAAAACAAAGCTATTCAAAGCTTTTGCCAAGATGCTTCACTCCTGCCTGAAAATGGAGAAATGAGAAATGATTCTCAGGTATAA
- the rrp9 gene encoding U3 small nucleolar RNA-interacting protein 2 isoform X1 — protein MSSPFFMKKKENPKFAKKGKNTAVLKRKADGDSGGKSKLRAKKPNSKHNEEISSDSETESPVVPRKRHSKEEIDYEETPQEKKLRLAKLYLEQLKEEEEDKAEEDSFETDLIAGRLQEDVLEQKGKLQRLIAKDLIPPDASEIRVLRGHKLPITCLVISSDDKFIFSAAKDCSIIKWDVETGKKLHIIPGGRKGTEDRHVGHTAHILCMAISSDGKYLATGDVNKLIMIWEAETCKHLYKFTGHKGPVSGLSFRKGTHDLYSASHDRSIKVWNVDENAYVETLFGHQDAITGLDSLSRECCVTAGGRDRSVRVWKIAEESQLVFHGHEGSIDCIQLINEEHMITGADDGSVSLWSVNKKKPLCTVKQAHGRHGDAGLEQPHWVASVAALQNSDTVASGASGCSHNSQVQLWKCGQNYRGLQPLFSVPVSGFINSLKFSSSGQFLVAGVGQEHRLGRWWRLKEAKNGIYVIPLKRKPPNPEEAKMTE, from the exons ATGTCTTCGCCTTTctttatgaagaaaaaagaaaaccccAAATTTGCCAAAAAGGGGAAAAATACAGCAGTGCTGAAACGAAAG GCTGATGGGGACTCAGGTGGAAAGAGCAAACTACGAGCCAAGAAACCCAACTCCAAACACAACGAAGAGATTTCCAGCGACTCTGAGACAGAGAG TCCTGTAGTGCCCAGAAAAAGACATTCCAAGGAAGAGATTGATTATGAGGAAACACCACAGGAGAAGAAGCTTAGATTAGCCAAACTTTACCTCGAACAGCTAAAGGAAGAAG AGGAAGATAAAGCCGAAGAAGACTCATTTGAGACTGATCTGATTGCTGGAAGACTTCAAGAAGATGTG CTTGAACAAAAAGGAAAGCTTCAGCGGCTTATTGCCAAAGAT ctcattccGCCGGATGCTTCAGAAATCAGGGTGTTAAGAGGACACAAACTTCCAATTACCTGTCTGGTCATCAGCTCTGATGACAAGTTCATCTTTTCTGCTGCCAAAGACTGCTCCATCATTAAGT GGGATGTTGAGACTGGGAAGAAACTGCACATAATACCTGGCGGAAGGAAAGGTACAGAGGATCGGCATGTTGGACATACAGCGCATATCCTGTGTATGGCCAtatcatcagatggaaaataCTTG GCCACTGGAGACGTGAACAAACTGATCATGATCTGGGAGGCAGAAACATGTAAACATCTATATAAATTCACAGGACACAAAGGGCCTGTTTCG GGTCTTTCATTCAGGAAGGGAACTCATGATCTGTACAGTGCCTCTCATGATCGCTCAATAAAGGTGTGGAATGTGGACGAGAATGCGTATGTGGAAACTCT CTTTGGGCATCAGGACGCCATCACAGGACTGGACAGTCTGAGCCGTGAGTGCTGTGTGACTGCAGGAGGAAGGGACCGCTCAGTGCGGGTGTGGAAGATAGCCGAGGAATCTCAGCTGGTGTTCCACGGCCACGA GGGTTCAATTGATTGTATCCAGCTCATAAACGAGGAGCACATGATAACAGGAGCTGATGATGG ctctgtgtctctgtggagTGTCAACAAGAAGAAGCCTCTCTGCACAGTTAAGCAGGCTCACGGTCGCCATGGTGATGCAGGGCTGGAGCAGCCTCATTGGGTCGCCTCGGTAGCAGCGCTTCAAAACTCTGATACAGTCGCCTCAGGTGCCTCTGGCT GTTCACACAACTCACAGGTGCAGCTGTGGAAGTGTGGCCAGAATTACCGTGGGCTGCAGCCTCTATTCAGTGTGCCCGTG TCCGGTTTCATCAACAGTCTGAAGTTTTCGAGCTCCGGTCAGTTCTTGGTGGCAGGAGTTGGACAGGAGCACAG GTTGGGTCGATGGTGGAGACTAAAAGAGGCCAAGAATGGGATCTATGTTATTCCTCTTAAAAGGAAACCTCCAAATCCAGAGGAAGCCAAGATGACTGAATAG